One segment of Desmodus rotundus isolate HL8 chromosome 6, HLdesRot8A.1, whole genome shotgun sequence DNA contains the following:
- the GM2A gene encoding ganglioside GM2 activator, with amino-acid sequence MIPGMRAPILIALGLLLAGPEALAKVSAKQSFRISSFSWENCDEGKDPVLIKSLNVEPSPIVDPGNVTVSAETLTSVTLSSPLKAELTVQKEMAGLWVKVPCVEQIGSCTYEDICDILDIFLPPGEPCPEPLHAYGLPCHCPFKEGKYSLPKSVFTLPHLDLPGLLSTGNYRIQSILSSGEKRLGCFKMNVSLEAL; translated from the exons ATGATTCCCGGGATGCGGGCTCCGATCCTGATCGCCCTGGGCTTGCTTCTCGCTGGACCTGAGGCCCTTGCCAAGGTCTCAGCGAAACAG TCATTCCGGATCAGTAGCTTTTCCTGGGAGAACTGTGACGAGGGGAAGGACCCTGTGCTGATCAAAAGCCTGAATGTGGAGCCCAGCCCCATTGTGGATCCGGGGAACGTGACCGTCAGTGCCGAGACCCTGACAAGTGTCACCCTCAGTTCTCCTCTGAAG GCGGAGTTAACTGTGCAGAAGGAAATGGCTGGCTTGTGGGTCAAAGTCCCCTGTGTGGAACAGATTGGTAGCTGTACCTATGAAGACATCTGTGACATACTTGACATTTTCCTTCCCCCTGGAGAGCCCTGCCCAGAGCCCCTGCATGCCTATGGGCTTCCCTGCCACTGTCCCTTCAAAGAA GGGAAATACTCACTGCCCAAGAGTGTTTTCACCCTACCCCACCTGGACCTGCCTGGCTTGCTCAGTACCGGAAACTACCGCATCCAGAGCATCCTAAGCAGCGGCGAGAAACGTCTGGGCTGTTTCAAGATGAATGTCTCTCTAGAGGCCTTATAA